Proteins encoded together in one Anaerotignum propionicum DSM 1682 window:
- a CDS encoding TRAP transporter small permease encodes MSSGISDKMSGITKMINFLFRTIEILIAIFLAIMIILTFANVVLRFVFHKGFAYSEEVARISFIYLVYLGSIVAMKENNHLMVDSLIMKVPMAAKRVIYFLIQGITIWIMALLTQGAWQVSLLNKNNSWVVTHYPVFFIQFAGVVLGVAFIIICIVNLIKLIILKEDPIDLIKPHDSGEDPFADFEQDKAVLK; translated from the coding sequence ATGAGCTCTGGTATTTCTGATAAAATGTCTGGTATAACGAAGATGATTAATTTTTTATTTCGTACCATTGAAATTCTGATTGCGATTTTTTTAGCTATTATGATTATACTTACGTTCGCTAATGTTGTTCTAAGATTTGTGTTTCATAAAGGCTTTGCTTACTCAGAAGAAGTTGCTAGAATTAGCTTTATATATTTGGTTTATTTAGGCTCTATCGTAGCGATGAAAGAGAATAATCACTTAATGGTAGATTCTTTAATTATGAAAGTGCCTATGGCAGCAAAGCGGGTAATTTATTTTCTGATTCAAGGCATAACCATTTGGATTATGGCACTGCTTACCCAAGGAGCTTGGCAGGTTTCTTTGCTAAATAAAAATAATTCATGGGTAGTAACCCATTACCCAGTTTTCTTTATTCAATTTGCCGGGGTTGTTTTAGGAGTAGCGTTTATTATTATTTGTATCGTAAATTTAATTAAATTAATCATATTGAAAGAGGATCCCATTGATTTGATAAAGCCTCATGACTCAGGGGAAGATCCTTTTGCGGATTTTGAACAAGACAAGGCGGTGTTAAAATGA
- a CDS encoding helix-turn-helix domain-containing protein translates to MDQRKIGGFIAVLRNEKGMTQAELGDRIGVTNKTISRWENGNYMPDISVIPMLCAELGISANELLYAERLMDSEFKEKADGHLMETLNHIKNFKHEKSCIDFLTGAGTGIVLSCMYSPYSTKRTIVLFIGVVMIAFGWYKKAKYDKKIFQYLGDGKDD, encoded by the coding sequence ATGGATCAGAGAAAAATAGGGGGATTTATAGCTGTGTTAAGAAATGAAAAAGGAATGACTCAAGCGGAGTTGGGTGATAGGATTGGAGTCACAAATAAAACAATTTCTCGTTGGGAAAATGGAAATTATATGCCTGACATATCAGTCATTCCCATGTTATGCGCTGAATTAGGAATCAGTGCCAATGAGCTGCTTTACGCTGAACGCTTAATGGATTCAGAATTTAAAGAAAAGGCCGATGGTCATTTAATGGAAACGCTGAATCATATCAAGAATTTTAAACATGAAAAATCTTGTATCGATTTTTTAACCGGTGCTGGTACAGGTATTGTCCTTTCGTGCATGTACTCGCCGTATTCAACTAAAAGAACAATAGTTTTATTCATAGGCGTTGTTATGATTGCCTTTGGTTGGTATAAAAAAGCAAAATATGATAAGAAAATATTTCAGTATTTAGGGGATGGAAAAGATGATTGA
- a CDS encoding sugar kinase, whose product MAKKIVTFGEIMLRLAPEGYFRFVQADTFGATYGGGEANVAVSLANYGFDASFVTKLPKHEIGQAAINSLRKYGVDTSKIARGGDRVGIYFLEKGASQRPSKVIYDRAGSSIYTAMPSDFNWNEIFEDVNWFHFTGITPALNDEVAEICLEACKAAKAKNITISCDLNYRNKLWSKAKAGEVMTKLCEYVDVCIANEEDAADVFGIHSANTDVTTGKVNKEGYKDVAKQLADRFGFSKVAITLRESLSANDNNWSAMLYDGKEYHFSKTYKIHIVDRVGGGDSFGAGLIGATLLGYDSKESIEFAVAASCLKHAVEGDFNMVSLDEVTKLAGGDASGRVQR is encoded by the coding sequence ATGGCTAAAAAAATAGTTACTTTTGGTGAAATCATGTTAAGACTGGCACCGGAAGGTTATTTCAGATTTGTTCAAGCGGATACATTTGGTGCTACATATGGCGGTGGCGAGGCAAATGTTGCGGTTTCTTTGGCTAATTATGGCTTTGATGCAAGCTTTGTAACAAAATTGCCTAAGCATGAAATCGGTCAAGCAGCAATAAACTCTTTAAGAAAATACGGTGTTGACACCTCGAAAATAGCCAGAGGCGGCGATAGAGTGGGTATTTATTTCTTGGAAAAAGGCGCTTCTCAACGTCCTTCCAAGGTGATTTATGATAGAGCCGGTTCTTCTATCTACACAGCGATGCCATCAGACTTTAATTGGAATGAGATTTTTGAAGACGTAAATTGGTTCCATTTTACAGGGATTACCCCTGCTCTCAATGATGAGGTAGCTGAGATTTGCCTTGAGGCTTGTAAAGCGGCGAAAGCAAAGAATATTACTATTTCTTGTGACCTAAATTATAGAAATAAGCTCTGGAGTAAGGCGAAGGCCGGAGAGGTTATGACTAAATTATGTGAATATGTAGATGTTTGTATCGCAAACGAGGAGGATGCCGCAGATGTATTTGGCATTCATTCCGCAAATACAGATGTTACCACAGGGAAGGTGAATAAAGAAGGCTATAAGGATGTTGCGAAACAATTAGCGGATAGATTTGGTTTTTCTAAAGTGGCAATAACACTAAGAGAGTCTTTATCTGCGAATGATAATAACTGGTCAGCTATGCTTTATGATGGCAAAGAATATCATTTTAGCAAAACTTATAAAATTCATATTGTTGATAGAGTTGGCGGCGGTGATAGCTTTGGAGCCGGACTGATTGGAGCGACTCTTTTAGGCTATGATTCTAAGGAGAGCATTGAGTTTGCTGTAGCAGCTTCTTGTTTAAAACATGCTGTTGAAGGGGATTTCAATATGGTAAGCCTGGACGAGGTTACAAAATTAGCCGGCGGCGATGCCTCAGGTAGAGTACAAAGATAA
- a CDS encoding mannitol dehydrogenase family protein, whose amino-acid sequence MKLNREGLKDIEFWLENEIKTPTYDIENTIKNTKETPRWIHFGGGNIFRGFIARLQDELLEKGLDDIGIIAAETFDFDIIDKIYKPYDNLVFSVGLRANGETKKQVLASICDSVKASIREESDFESLKKAFQAPSLQMASFTITEKGYALKDSKGNYFNTVLEDLENGPTKANHAMCITTALLLERFNAGKYPVAIVSMDNCSHNGEKLKASVLDVADKWLEKGFVNQAFIDYISDESKVSFPWSMIDKITPRPAKEIEENLISLGLEEISPVITNKGTFIAPFVNAEIPEYLVIEDNFPNGRPKLEEAGVYFSDRDTVNKSETMKVTTCLNPLHTALAVYGCLLGYDSIAKEMNDNELKKLVEKIGYDEGIKVVVDPKIINPRNFIDEVINERLPNPFIPDSPARIATDTSQKVAIRFGETMKAYIKSPSLDVNALQFIPLAIAGWFRYLLGVDDGLKPFKISDDPMLSDLQEGLKEIKIGNKDSYKGQLKPFLANKVIFGLDLVEAGLSEKIELMFLELIEGSGAVRKTLVKYLD is encoded by the coding sequence ATGAAGCTAAATAGAGAAGGTTTAAAAGATATAGAATTTTGGCTTGAAAATGAAATAAAAACACCGACTTATGATATAGAAAATACAATCAAAAATACAAAGGAAACTCCCAGATGGATTCATTTTGGAGGGGGGAATATTTTTAGAGGCTTTATCGCTAGATTACAAGATGAACTATTGGAAAAAGGCTTGGATGATATAGGTATTATAGCTGCTGAAACCTTTGATTTTGATATCATAGATAAAATATATAAACCTTATGATAATTTGGTTTTTTCAGTTGGGCTTCGGGCCAATGGTGAGACGAAAAAGCAGGTTTTGGCCTCAATTTGTGACTCTGTTAAGGCTAGCATAAGGGAAGAAAGTGACTTTGAAAGTCTTAAGAAAGCTTTTCAAGCCCCATCTTTGCAAATGGCAAGCTTTACAATAACCGAAAAAGGCTATGCGTTAAAAGATAGTAAGGGGAATTACTTTAATACCGTTTTGGAAGATTTAGAAAATGGCCCCACGAAAGCAAATCACGCTATGTGTATAACCACTGCTTTATTATTGGAACGCTTTAATGCGGGAAAATATCCTGTAGCTATCGTTAGCATGGATAACTGCAGTCATAATGGTGAAAAGTTGAAAGCTTCCGTGCTGGATGTGGCTGATAAATGGCTGGAAAAAGGTTTTGTTAATCAGGCATTTATAGATTATATCAGCGACGAAAGCAAGGTTAGCTTCCCTTGGTCTATGATTGACAAAATTACACCAAGACCAGCTAAGGAAATTGAAGAAAATCTAATAAGCCTTGGTTTAGAGGAAATATCCCCGGTGATTACCAATAAGGGAACCTTTATTGCTCCCTTTGTGAATGCTGAAATTCCTGAATACTTAGTAATAGAGGATAATTTCCCCAATGGTCGCCCAAAATTAGAAGAGGCAGGGGTGTATTTTAGCGATAGGGATACGGTAAATAAAAGTGAAACCATGAAAGTAACCACCTGTCTAAATCCACTGCATACAGCGCTGGCAGTATACGGCTGTCTATTAGGTTATGATAGTATTGCAAAAGAAATGAATGATAACGAACTGAAGAAGTTGGTTGAAAAAATAGGCTATGATGAGGGAATAAAAGTAGTAGTGGATCCTAAAATAATAAACCCACGAAATTTTATTGACGAGGTAATCAATGAAAGGCTGCCAAATCCATTTATACCTGATAGTCCGGCTAGAATTGCTACGGATACTAGCCAAAAGGTAGCCATTCGATTCGGTGAAACGATGAAAGCTTATATAAAAAGTCCAAGTTTGGACGTGAATGCTTTACAGTTTATTCCTCTTGCCATAGCTGGCTGGTTTCGTTATTTATTAGGGGTAGATGATGGACTAAAGCCTTTCAAAATCAGTGATGATCCTATGCTTTCTGATTTACAAGAGGGGTTAAAAGAAATTAAGATAGGGAATAAAGACAGTTATAAAGGTCAATTGAAGCCATTCTTGGCAAACAAGGTCATTTTTGGCCTAGACCTAGTAGAGGCAGGGCTGAGTGAAAAAATTGAACTCATGTTTTTAGAGCTGATTGAAGGCAGTGGAGCAGTTAGAAAAACATTAGTAAAATACTTAGATTGA
- a CDS encoding TRAP transporter substrate-binding protein, protein MKKHVVSLLLVSALCIGNLAGCGAKPAASGDAAPAEVVTIKVGDNWAETHPMAMAIDNVFKKQVEEKSGGSIKVDVYHSGTLGNETELWDGVRNGAVEVAVIGTCMNQEFTTMLISDWPFLYRDIEHAKKVWTGAIAEELNGKFHEKFPETYILGWGPNSARTFTSNKKLESVDDFKGQKFRMPANPIHVGIAENLGASAQVIPLNELFSSLETGVVDGQDNGMVTVKSEALYEVQKYLYETNHIIATLEIITNAKFMDSLSEEQQQIIKDAAKAASEQAWTDYIASVDADRQFLIDNGVTVTPCTEEDKALIIEKIQPTLDKLYAENDWAKELVEKIQAVQ, encoded by the coding sequence ATGAAAAAACATGTAGTAAGCTTATTATTAGTAAGTGCGTTATGTATCGGCAATTTAGCGGGCTGTGGTGCAAAGCCAGCTGCAAGTGGCGACGCTGCTCCTGCTGAGGTTGTTACCATCAAAGTTGGTGATAACTGGGCTGAAACCCATCCAATGGCTATGGCTATTGATAACGTATTTAAAAAGCAGGTAGAAGAAAAAAGTGGGGGCTCTATTAAGGTAGATGTTTATCACTCCGGCACCTTGGGAAATGAAACTGAATTATGGGACGGCGTTCGTAATGGGGCGGTTGAGGTTGCAGTTATCGGTACTTGTATGAATCAAGAGTTTACTACTATGTTAATTTCAGACTGGCCATTTCTCTATAGAGATATAGAGCACGCAAAAAAGGTTTGGACCGGCGCAATTGCAGAAGAGTTAAATGGCAAGTTCCATGAGAAATTCCCAGAAACCTATATTTTAGGTTGGGGCCCTAACTCTGCAAGAACCTTTACAAGTAATAAAAAGTTAGAAAGTGTTGATGATTTTAAGGGACAAAAATTCAGAATGCCTGCTAACCCTATTCATGTTGGTATCGCTGAAAACTTAGGAGCAAGCGCACAGGTTATTCCTTTAAATGAGTTATTCTCATCTCTTGAAACAGGCGTAGTTGATGGTCAAGATAACGGTATGGTAACAGTTAAGAGTGAAGCTTTATATGAGGTTCAAAAATACTTATATGAAACCAACCATATTATTGCTACCTTAGAGATTATTACCAACGCAAAATTTATGGATTCTTTAAGCGAAGAGCAACAGCAAATCATTAAAGATGCTGCAAAAGCAGCTTCTGAACAGGCTTGGACAGATTATATTGCAAGTGTTGACGCTGACCGTCAATTCTTAATTGACAATGGTGTTACAGTAACCCCTTGTACAGAAGAGGATAAAGCGCTTATCATTGAAAAAATTCAACCAACCCTTGATAAGCTATATGCTGAAAATGATTGGGCGAAAGAATTAGTAGAAAAAATTCAAGCGGTTCAGTAA
- a CDS encoding GntR family transcriptional regulator, with the protein MKVREKMKRETSREYALSVLKDNIINLDLKPGTLVSENTMALELGISRTPVREALSELANIGIVEVFPQRGSRISLIDYDMIDETYFMRNLLECGVVEEVCRVINEANIAELEENLRLQNQYCMNNNPEGLFEADNAFHKMLFQIAKKSKCYDVVRSFSIHFDRLRLLKVSASVGAKKIVEDHRAILEAIKEKDGEKAVTLMRQHLKQYEQERQELLNKFPEYFK; encoded by the coding sequence ATGAAGGTTAGAGAGAAGATGAAGCGTGAAACCTCTAGAGAATACGCTTTAAGCGTATTGAAAGATAATATAATAAACCTCGATTTAAAGCCTGGAACCTTAGTGAGCGAAAATACAATGGCTTTAGAGCTAGGTATTTCTAGAACCCCCGTTAGAGAAGCCTTAAGCGAGTTGGCCAATATAGGTATCGTGGAGGTATTTCCCCAAAGAGGAAGCAGAATTTCTTTAATAGATTATGATATGATAGATGAAACATATTTCATGAGAAATTTGTTGGAATGTGGGGTTGTTGAAGAGGTTTGTCGGGTTATTAATGAGGCGAATATAGCTGAGTTAGAAGAAAACCTACGTCTTCAAAATCAGTACTGTATGAATAACAATCCAGAGGGGCTTTTTGAGGCGGATAATGCTTTTCATAAAATGCTTTTTCAAATTGCGAAGAAGTCAAAATGCTATGATGTAGTTAGAAGTTTTTCCATTCATTTTGATAGATTAAGATTACTTAAGGTTTCGGCGAGTGTTGGTGCGAAAAAGATCGTTGAAGACCATAGAGCTATTTTAGAGGCGATTAAAGAAAAGGATGGAGAAAAAGCCGTAACCCTAATGAGACAACATTTAAAACAGTATGAACAAGAAAGACAAGAATTATTAAATAAATTTCCGGAGTATTTTAAGTAA
- a CDS encoding TRAP transporter large permease, with protein sequence MILTLTMFLLFLVGGIALGLPIAIALIFCGICTALYLGGSNANVQIIATKLMSGTDSVTMMALPFFVMAGELMNRGGLTKRIINFCNIFVGRVKGGLGYVTILACLMFASLVGSAVASTAALGAILIPMMAKSGYDRAKAAGLVASANIVAPIMPPSIPMIVYGVSAGVSIKSLFMGGIFPAIYFTVIMCGVWFFVCRKDGVKSNEPRLSFKETLKVFLSGLWALLLPVIILVGLRGGIFTATEAGVVAVVYALFVGIVVYRELTLKDLFTSFISAAKMSAVVMFLAAAANVAAYLMTVSRIPQAITESLSGLTSHPILLMTILMTIIIVMGTCVDVVPTILIMTPIMLPLITAAGIDKVYFGIVFTLANVLGLTSPPVGPVLNVACATGKIRMEEIIKPVIPYYLFQMALVYLFILFPGLITVPLGWLGG encoded by the coding sequence ATGATACTTACCTTAACTATGTTTTTACTATTTTTAGTAGGCGGTATCGCTCTTGGGCTTCCTATAGCAATAGCACTTATATTTTGTGGGATTTGTACGGCTCTATATTTGGGTGGCTCTAACGCTAACGTTCAGATTATAGCTACGAAATTGATGAGTGGAACAGATAGTGTAACTATGATGGCTCTGCCTTTTTTCGTTATGGCTGGCGAATTAATGAATAGAGGCGGTCTTACGAAAAGAATTATTAATTTTTGTAATATATTTGTAGGTAGAGTTAAGGGTGGTTTAGGCTATGTAACCATTTTAGCTTGCTTAATGTTTGCTTCTTTAGTAGGATCAGCTGTGGCTTCTACGGCGGCTCTTGGGGCTATCTTGATCCCTATGATGGCCAAAAGTGGTTATGATAGAGCCAAAGCTGCCGGCTTAGTAGCTTCGGCTAATATAGTAGCCCCTATTATGCCTCCATCAATACCAATGATTGTATATGGTGTTTCGGCCGGTGTATCCATAAAATCGTTATTTATGGGCGGTATTTTTCCAGCTATTTATTTTACGGTTATCATGTGCGGCGTTTGGTTCTTTGTTTGTAGAAAAGACGGAGTAAAATCTAATGAGCCCCGATTATCCTTTAAAGAAACGCTTAAGGTATTTTTAAGCGGCTTATGGGCGTTATTACTACCTGTTATTATTTTAGTAGGTCTTAGAGGCGGTATCTTTACGGCTACAGAGGCTGGGGTTGTAGCGGTAGTTTATGCATTATTTGTAGGCATTGTGGTTTATAGAGAATTGACGTTAAAGGATTTATTTACTTCCTTTATATCGGCTGCTAAAATGTCGGCGGTTGTAATGTTTCTGGCGGCAGCGGCTAACGTGGCGGCTTATCTTATGACGGTTTCTAGAATACCCCAAGCCATTACTGAGTCACTCTCCGGTTTGACGAGTCATCCTATTTTATTAATGACTATTTTGATGACGATTATTATAGTCATGGGTACTTGTGTAGATGTAGTTCCTACTATATTAATCATGACGCCGATTATGTTACCCCTTATTACGGCGGCAGGAATAGATAAGGTTTATTTCGGTATCGTATTTACCCTTGCTAACGTTTTAGGCCTAACCTCACCGCCGGTGGGGCCGGTTCTTAATGTCGCCTGTGCCACAGGGAAGATTAGAATGGAAGAGATAATTAAGCCGGTTATTCCGTATTATTTATTCCAAATGGCATTGGTATATTTATTTATACTATTCCCCGGTCTGATTACTGTACCATTAGGCTGGTTAGGGGGTTAA
- the uxuA gene encoding mannonate dehydratase — MKMIFRWFPYGDDSVTLEQIKQIPGMTGVAACMPKIPVGEVWGLEACQALRDEINKAGLEMEVIESVNIHEDIKKGLKTRDKYIENYIETIKNLSLVGVKCICYNFMPVIDWARSELFHPLSDGSFGMAYRHDDVVKLDPTTIADSMVSNSGGYSLPGWEPERIPQMALDMEFYQSMSTEEYWSNMKYFLDAIIPYAEKYDVKMAIHPDDPPWPLFNLPKVITNAENIRTFLALNNSKYNGLTLCTGSLGSNLDNDIPAIMKEFGDMGRIHFAHIRNVKHLSPKDFDESAHLSQCGDLDMFEIVKALHSTGFDGYIRPDHGRMIWGEKARAGYGLYDRALGANYLLGLWEAIDKMSKS, encoded by the coding sequence ATGAAAATGATTTTTCGCTGGTTTCCTTATGGAGACGACAGCGTGACCTTAGAACAAATTAAACAAATTCCGGGCATGACTGGGGTAGCGGCTTGTATGCCTAAAATCCCAGTGGGGGAGGTTTGGGGTTTGGAGGCTTGTCAGGCTTTAAGAGATGAAATCAATAAAGCTGGGCTTGAAATGGAGGTGATCGAGAGTGTTAATATCCATGAGGATATTAAAAAAGGCTTGAAAACCCGTGATAAATACATAGAAAATTATATCGAGACCATTAAGAATTTATCTTTGGTAGGGGTAAAGTGTATCTGTTATAATTTTATGCCCGTTATTGATTGGGCTAGAAGTGAGTTATTCCATCCTTTGTCTGACGGAAGTTTTGGCATGGCTTATCGCCATGATGATGTGGTAAAGCTGGATCCAACCACAATTGCCGATTCCATGGTGTCAAACAGTGGAGGGTATTCCTTACCTGGTTGGGAGCCTGAAAGAATACCTCAAATGGCTCTGGATATGGAGTTTTATCAGTCCATGTCTACCGAGGAATATTGGTCCAATATGAAATATTTTTTAGACGCAATCATTCCATATGCTGAAAAATATGATGTGAAAATGGCAATTCATCCGGATGATCCACCATGGCCTTTATTCAATTTACCAAAGGTTATTACAAATGCAGAAAATATTAGAACATTTTTAGCGCTAAATAATAGTAAATATAACGGCTTAACCCTTTGTACCGGTAGCCTAGGCAGTAACTTGGATAATGATATACCTGCTATTATGAAAGAATTTGGAGATATGGGTAGAATTCACTTTGCGCACATTAGAAACGTAAAACACCTTAGCCCTAAGGATTTTGATGAGTCTGCTCATTTATCCCAATGTGGTGATTTAGATATGTTTGAAATTGTAAAGGCGCTTCATTCTACCGGCTTTGATGGGTATATACGTCCTGACCATGGGAGAATGATTTGGGGTGAGAAGGCAAGAGCCGGCTATGGCTTATATGACAGAGCTTTAGGTGCAAACTACCTCTTAGGTCTATGGGAAGCAATAGATAAGATGAGTAAATCTTGA
- the eda gene encoding bifunctional 4-hydroxy-2-oxoglutarate aldolase/2-dehydro-3-deoxy-phosphogluconate aldolase — protein MNEILESISKFKVVPVVVLEDAKDAIPLGRALSNGGLKCAEITFRTEAAEESIRLMSNHFPDMLIGAGTVLTTEQVDKAVAAGAKFIVSPGLNPKVVQYCIDKDIVIVPGVTNPSGIEQALELGLEVVKFFPAEANGGLNAIKAMAGPFPKLKFMPTGGISENNIGEYLSFSKIVACGGTWMVKESLIKNGEYEKIEELTREAIKTVFGFQLKHVGVNCEDEGEANASADKISDLFGFQKRAGNSSIFTDDGIEFMKAPYLGKKGHIAIGTNDVLGAMKYLESLGVTFNKDSEKYKNDKLIAVYLEEEISGFAIHLVQN, from the coding sequence GTGAATGAAATTTTAGAAAGTATAAGTAAATTTAAAGTAGTTCCGGTTGTCGTTTTAGAGGATGCCAAAGATGCCATTCCTTTGGGCAGAGCCTTAAGCAATGGTGGATTGAAATGTGCTGAAATTACATTCCGAACTGAGGCGGCAGAAGAATCTATCCGTTTAATGTCGAATCATTTTCCAGATATGTTAATCGGTGCAGGTACTGTTTTGACAACTGAACAGGTAGATAAGGCAGTAGCCGCGGGAGCTAAATTTATCGTAAGCCCAGGGCTTAATCCTAAGGTGGTTCAGTATTGTATTGATAAAGATATTGTTATCGTTCCCGGTGTTACCAACCCCTCTGGCATAGAGCAAGCACTAGAGCTTGGACTTGAAGTGGTTAAGTTTTTCCCCGCTGAGGCTAACGGTGGCTTAAATGCCATTAAGGCAATGGCAGGACCTTTTCCCAAGCTGAAATTTATGCCTACTGGCGGAATTAGTGAAAATAATATTGGAGAATATCTTTCATTTTCTAAGATTGTGGCTTGTGGTGGAACTTGGATGGTGAAAGAGAGCCTGATTAAAAATGGCGAATATGAAAAAATAGAAGAGCTTACAAGAGAAGCGATTAAAACTGTTTTTGGCTTTCAATTGAAGCATGTAGGCGTTAATTGTGAAGATGAAGGGGAAGCAAATGCATCCGCTGATAAAATTTCTGACTTATTTGGTTTTCAAAAAAGAGCAGGCAATTCATCCATTTTTACGGACGACGGCATAGAGTTTATGAAAGCTCCCTATCTCGGTAAAAAAGGGCATATTGCCATTGGAACCAATGATGTCTTGGGGGCTATGAAATATCTGGAAAGCTTGGGTGTAACCTTTAACAAAGATAGTGAAAAATATAAGAATGATAAGCTGATTGCAGTTTATCTGGAGGAAGAAATCAGTGGTTTTGCCATTCATTTAGTACAAAACTAA
- a CDS encoding zinc-binding alcohol dehydrogenase family protein, producing the protein MKSGIIEKVGVIKIKETPMPKIEKANDVIIKVKYVGICGSDIHIYHGQNAFAKYPLVWGHEIVGHVHEVGSEVTSVKVGDRVVVEPFIACGKCYSCKNGRRNACQELKVFGAHIDGGCSEYFKVPESNAHILPDNVSLEDAVLIEPFTIGAQACYRGQVTKDDFVFVMGGGTIGLTVAENAKILGARVILSDIVDEKLDFAKKHGAEFTINAMKENVADRIFEITGGMGANVVIDSICNKKSFEDALTFVSNAGRVVELSFNTTPSEIAPILLSKGEVSIMGSRHQTNRFPVVIDYVRDEKIVFENFITAFYPLEDMEKAFKYIEQHLDKTRKVVIKLY; encoded by the coding sequence ATGAAATCAGGAATTATAGAAAAAGTTGGGGTTATTAAAATAAAAGAAACACCGATGCCTAAAATAGAAAAAGCCAATGATGTCATTATTAAGGTGAAATACGTAGGCATTTGTGGCTCGGATATACATATTTACCATGGGCAAAATGCCTTTGCTAAATATCCTCTTGTTTGGGGGCACGAAATTGTGGGTCACGTTCATGAGGTTGGAAGTGAGGTTACCAGTGTAAAAGTGGGCGATAGAGTGGTGGTAGAACCCTTTATCGCCTGTGGAAAGTGTTACTCTTGCAAAAACGGAAGACGAAATGCATGCCAAGAACTAAAGGTCTTCGGAGCGCATATTGATGGAGGTTGTTCTGAATATTTTAAGGTTCCGGAAAGTAACGCCCATATACTGCCGGATAACGTATCTTTAGAAGATGCCGTTTTAATTGAACCCTTTACCATAGGGGCACAAGCTTGTTATAGAGGACAAGTGACAAAGGACGATTTCGTTTTCGTCATGGGTGGTGGAACCATTGGTCTTACGGTAGCGGAAAATGCTAAAATTTTAGGGGCTAGAGTCATATTATCCGATATTGTGGATGAAAAATTAGATTTTGCGAAAAAGCACGGCGCTGAGTTTACCATAAACGCTATGAAAGAAAATGTTGCCGATAGAATTTTTGAAATTACTGGTGGAATGGGAGCAAATGTGGTCATTGATTCTATTTGTAACAAAAAGAGTTTTGAAGATGCTTTAACTTTTGTTTCTAATGCCGGAAGAGTGGTAGAATTAAGCTTTAATACAACCCCTAGCGAGATAGCGCCCATATTGCTGTCTAAAGGTGAGGTCAGCATTATGGGCTCACGTCATCAGACAAATCGCTTTCCTGTGGTGATTGATTATGTAAGAGATGAAAAAATTGTATTCGAAAATTTTATAACTGCTTTTTATCCCTTAGAGGATATGGAAAAAGCTTTTAAGTATATTGAACAACATCTAGATAAAACTAGAAAAGTAGTAATTAAATTGTATTGA